The following proteins are co-located in the Takifugu flavidus isolate HTHZ2018 chromosome 16, ASM371156v2, whole genome shotgun sequence genome:
- the isca2 gene encoding iron-sulfur cluster assembly 2 homolog, mitochondrial: MISASKSKVLALVRATTRLTSLSGNLQVHRVPQSPLSLQTTRFQRLSSASAQESLDSSPPSEDKIHLTESCVKRLEEILENGEYLRIHVEGGGCSGFQYKFSVVDDKTEDDRVFEKRGVGIIVDQDSLEFVKGATVDYTNELIRSTFQVLKNPQADHGCSCGSSFSVKL, translated from the exons ATGATAAGCGCCTCAAAGTCAAAAGTATTGGCCCTGGTCAG GGCAACGACCCGTCTGACCAGCCTTAGTGGGAACCTGCAGGTCCACCGGGTTCCTCAATCCCCACTGTCCCTTCAAACAACGAGGTTTCAGCGTCTTAGCAGCGCCTCAGCACAGGAGAGCCTAGATTCGTCACCTCCATCGGAAGATAAAATCCACCTGACTGAGTCATGTGTGAAA AGATTAGAGGAAATCCTGGAAAATGGAGAATACCTGAGAATACACGTAGAGGGAGGCGGATGCTCTGGTTTCCAGTACAAATTTTCTGTTGTTGATGACAAGACCGAGGATGACAG GGTGTTTGAGAAGAGAGGGGTGGGAATTATCGTGGATCAGGACAGCCTGGAGTTTGTTAAAGGAGCCACGGTGGATTACACCAATGAGCTGATCCGCTCCACCTTCCAGGTGCTGAAGAATCCCCAGGCTGATCACGGCTGCTCCTGTGGCAGCTCGTTCTCTGTCAAACTATGA